One window of the Chanodichthys erythropterus isolate Z2021 chromosome 2, ASM2448905v1, whole genome shotgun sequence genome contains the following:
- the polr3glb gene encoding RNA polymerase III subunit GL b, which translates to MMAGRGRGQLTFSVEIVGIGKGENLPPSSVQPTPLFPPLDQKPVPLQTGEEAEYMLALKQEFRGAMKTLPFYIRPAAPKKDVERYSDKYQKTETTDNSLDWKPDWSRFPKELRVREKRPQRDKSPAVPKQPKQPRVDKEEIIRKLETLEQKEEEGSSDEEEGEKKKPEEEEAEGEEEYDEEEFEGETDYVMSYFDNEEEFGGDSDDNIDEAIY; encoded by the exons ATGATGGCAGGAAGGGGCAGAGGGCAGCTCACTTTCTCTGTGGAGATTGTTGGAATCGGTAAAGGAGAAAATCTCCCTCCGTCCTCCGTCCAGCCGACCCCTCTATTCCCT CCTCTGGATCAGAAGCCCGTGCCCCTGCAGACGGGCGAGGAGGCCGAGTACATGCTGGCACTCAAACAGGAGTTCAGAGGAGCCATGAAGACACTCCCATTTTACATCCGTCCAGCTGCACCCAAAAAAG ATGTGGAGCGTTATTCTGACAAATACCAAAAAACGGAAACCACTGACAACAGTTTGGACTGGAAGCCAG ACTGGAGTCGTTTTCCGAAGGAGCTGCGCGTGAGGGAGAAGAGACCCCAGAGAGACA AAAGCCCAGCTGTTCCCAAACAACCCAAACAGCCACGAGTGGACAAAGAGGAGATTATACGCAAACTGGAG ACTCTGGAGCAGAAAGAGGAAGAGGGGAGTTCTGATGAAGAGGAGGGAGAGAAAAAGAAGCCAGAAGAGGAAGAAGCTGAGGGAGAGGAGGAGTATGATGAAGAGGAATTTGAGGGT GAAACAGATTACGTCATGTCCTACTTTGACAATGAAGAGGAGTTTGGAGGGGACAGTGATGATAATATTGATGAAGCCATTTACTGA
- the txnipb gene encoding thioredoxin interacting protein b isoform X1 yields the protein MGILTKKPKTFEVQFSDPNKSAYSGGDKVAGRVIVEVAEVVQISAVKLFGIGCAKVDYNKGKLQCREEIDYLKYEEILHLDHQPTDADGSITLRPGNKYEFMFGFELPQAGCLVSSYVGKFGSVQYYVKAVIEKSGQPYAECKRYFDVVEPIDVNTQELMAPVTGAKQKKVTCMFIPDGSVSVAARIGRKGYSEGEDICINAQFENTCSRIVVPKASIIAKHIYLANGRTKVFQEKLTSVRGNHIISGMRDVWRERVVRVPKLKPTILGCDIIHVDYSLRISVHIPGSEKLILELPLVIGTIPYNGMNSRTSSMSSQNGSATSSTCVSLPSSPPSYSEISRDNRMDSSFIPLLDDYDTDDSPIFMRISEYQLPPPPAYTEQN from the exons atgGGCATATTGACAAAGAAACCCAAGACCTTCGAGGTTCAGTTCAGTGACCCAAACAAGAGCGCGTATAGCGGCGGAGATAAAGTGGCCGGGCGGGTGATCGTGGAGGTGGCGGAGGTGGTACAGATTTCCGCCGTTAAACTGTTCGGAATCGGATGCGCTAAAGTCGATTATAATAAAGGAAAGCTGCAATGCAGAGAGGAGATTGACTACCTGAAATATGAAGAAATTCTTCACCTCGATCATCAGCCCACAG ATGCAGATGGCTCCATCACTCTCAGGCCTGGAAACAAATACGAGTTCATGTTTGGTTTCGAACTTCCTCAGGCAGG GTGCCTAGTTTCCTCGTACGTGGGAAAGTTTGGCTCAGTACAGTACTACGTGAAGGCTGTCATAGAGAAATCAGGCCAACCGTATGCGGAATGCAAGCGATATTTCGATGTGGTGGAACCCATTGATGTCAACACCCAAGAGCTCATG GCTCCAGTTACAGGAGCAAAACAGAAGAAAGTCACCTGCATGTTTATTCCCGATGGTAGTGTTTCCGTGGCTGCTCGTATAGGCCGGAAGGGTTACAGCGAAGGAGAAGACATTTGCATTAACGCTCAGTTCGAGAACACCTGCTCTCGGATCGTCGTTCCTAAAGCCTCCATCATAGCCAAGCACATTTACCTGGCGAACGGCCGCACCAAAGTGTTTCAAGAGAAACTCACTTCTGTCAGGGGCAACCACATCATATCTGGCATGCGTGATGTGTGGCGGGAGAGAGTCGTCCGTGTGCCCAAGCTAAAGCCCACCATCCTGGGCTGTGACATTATCCATGTCGACTACTCTCTAAGG ATCTCAGTGCACATCCCAGGAAGTGAGAAGCTGATCCTAGAACTGCCTCTGGTCATCGGGACGATCCCCTACAACGGCATGAACAGTCGCACCAGCAGCATGAGCAGCCAGAATGGCAGTGCCACCTCCAGCACCTGCGTCTCGCTCCCATCTTCTCCGCCTAGCTACAGCGAGATCTCCCGGGACAACCGCATGGATAGTTCCTTCATTCCTCTCTTGGACGATTATGACACAGATGACAGTCCTATCTTCATGCGCATTAGCGAGTATCAGCTCCCACCTCCCCCAGCATACACtgag CAGAACTGA
- the txnipb gene encoding thioredoxin interacting protein b isoform X2, with product MGILTKKPKTFEVQFSDPNKSAYSGGDKVAGRVIVEVAEVVQISAVKLFGIGCAKVDYNKGKLQCREEIDYLKYEEILHLDHQPTDADGSITLRPGNKYEFMFGFELPQAGCLVSSYVGKFGSVQYYVKAVIEKSGQPYAECKRYFDVVEPIDVNTQELMAPVTGAKQKKVTCMFIPDGSVSVAARIGRKGYSEGEDICINAQFENTCSRIVVPKASIIAKHIYLANGRTKVFQEKLTSVRGNHIISGMRDVWRERVVRVPKLKPTILGCDIIHVDYSLRISVHIPGSEKLILELPLVIGTIPYNGMNSRTSSMSSQNGSATSSTCVSLPSSPPSYSEISRDNRMDSSFIPLLDDYDTDDSPIFMRISEYQLPPPPAYTEN from the exons atgGGCATATTGACAAAGAAACCCAAGACCTTCGAGGTTCAGTTCAGTGACCCAAACAAGAGCGCGTATAGCGGCGGAGATAAAGTGGCCGGGCGGGTGATCGTGGAGGTGGCGGAGGTGGTACAGATTTCCGCCGTTAAACTGTTCGGAATCGGATGCGCTAAAGTCGATTATAATAAAGGAAAGCTGCAATGCAGAGAGGAGATTGACTACCTGAAATATGAAGAAATTCTTCACCTCGATCATCAGCCCACAG ATGCAGATGGCTCCATCACTCTCAGGCCTGGAAACAAATACGAGTTCATGTTTGGTTTCGAACTTCCTCAGGCAGG GTGCCTAGTTTCCTCGTACGTGGGAAAGTTTGGCTCAGTACAGTACTACGTGAAGGCTGTCATAGAGAAATCAGGCCAACCGTATGCGGAATGCAAGCGATATTTCGATGTGGTGGAACCCATTGATGTCAACACCCAAGAGCTCATG GCTCCAGTTACAGGAGCAAAACAGAAGAAAGTCACCTGCATGTTTATTCCCGATGGTAGTGTTTCCGTGGCTGCTCGTATAGGCCGGAAGGGTTACAGCGAAGGAGAAGACATTTGCATTAACGCTCAGTTCGAGAACACCTGCTCTCGGATCGTCGTTCCTAAAGCCTCCATCATAGCCAAGCACATTTACCTGGCGAACGGCCGCACCAAAGTGTTTCAAGAGAAACTCACTTCTGTCAGGGGCAACCACATCATATCTGGCATGCGTGATGTGTGGCGGGAGAGAGTCGTCCGTGTGCCCAAGCTAAAGCCCACCATCCTGGGCTGTGACATTATCCATGTCGACTACTCTCTAAGG ATCTCAGTGCACATCCCAGGAAGTGAGAAGCTGATCCTAGAACTGCCTCTGGTCATCGGGACGATCCCCTACAACGGCATGAACAGTCGCACCAGCAGCATGAGCAGCCAGAATGGCAGTGCCACCTCCAGCACCTGCGTCTCGCTCCCATCTTCTCCGCCTAGCTACAGCGAGATCTCCCGGGACAACCGCATGGATAGTTCCTTCATTCCTCTCTTGGACGATTATGACACAGATGACAGTCCTATCTTCATGCGCATTAGCGAGTATCAGCTCCCACCTCCCCCAGCATACACtgag AACTGA
- the hjv gene encoding hemojuvelin produces MGMAASAVRGNHSHTTWKHIVTIVTTVLFFSAPSVCAQCRILRCNSDFVAATLELGVIGSGGKEGANAGYCSALRSYALCTQRTARACRGDLAYHSAVQGIEDLLIQHRCPKTGPTAQPRPLPQPPFSGDGCFYEKGFMQREGRAPEYLHCGVFGDPHIRTFNDEFQTCTVQGAWPLIDNQYMYIQATSTPTRGSSYTTILTKITVILKNWRECAELQIYQAELDNVPPAFVDGSVSSGDRRGHQSLRIHSHDPGRHAEIWATHIGTTLVVRQVGQSLSLSVRSPRAIVESYTPEQDLQLCVWGCPVSQRLEMPHAHPSTPAYSHCSSLLPVRDVYFQACLFDLQVTGDLNSSASAAAALEDARAMISDPDRVHLLTDRAGTSLPSLPVVLAFSVLTETLRHTISGPV; encoded by the exons ATGGGAATGGCAGCATCAGCTGTCCGTGGGAATCATTCACACACAACATGGAAACACATTGTGACCATTGTTACAACGGTCCTGTTCTTTAGTGCTCCATCAG tGTGTGCACAGTGTCGAATCTTGAGATGCAACTCAGATTTCGTGGCTGCGACTCTGGAGTTGGGTGTTATTGGAAGTGGGGGTAAGGAGGGTGCTAATGCCGGCTACTGCAGCGCCCTGCGATCCTACGCACTCTGCACCCAGCGGACGGCCCGAGCGTGCCGCGGAGACCTGGCATACCACTCTGCCGTGCAGGGCATCGAGGACCTGCTCATCCAGCACCGCTGCCCCAAAACAGGGCCCACAGCTCAGCCACGCCCCCTGCCCCAGCCCCCTTTCTCAGGGGACGGATGCTTCTATGAGAAGGGGTTTATGCAGAGGGAGGGCCGGGCCCCTGAGTACCTGCACTGCGGGGTGTTTGGGGACCCTCATATCCGCACCTTTAATGATGAGTTCCAGACATGTACAGTACAGGGCGCCTGGCCTCTCATAGACAACCAGTACATGTACATCCAGGCCACCAGCACGCCCACTAGAGGGAGCTCTTACACCACCATCCTCACAAAG ATCACGGTTATCTTGAAGAACTGGCGTGAATGTGCAGAGCTCCAGATATATCAAGCAGAGCTGGATAACGTTCCCCCGGCGTTTGTGGACGGTTCTGTGAGCAGCGGCGATCGCAGAGGGCACCAGAGCCTGCGCATTCACTCTCACGACCCTGGCCGACACGCTGAGATCTGGGCCACTCACATCGGGACGACGCTAGTGGTGCGTCAGGTCGGTCAGTCGCTGAGTCTGTCCGTCCGCTCTCCTCGTGCGATCGTGGAGTCCTATACACCTGAGCAGGACCTACAGTTGTGCGTATGGGGGTGTCCGGTCTCACAGCGCCTGGAGATGCCACACGCGCATCCGTCCACACCTGCATACTCGCACTGTTCCTCACTGCTTCCGGTGCGGGATGTGTATTTCCAGGCTTGCCTGTTTGATCTACAGGTCACTGGGGACTTGAACTCCAGTGCATCAGCTGCGGCTGCTTTAGAGGACGCTCGCGCAATGATCTCTGACCCTGATAGAGTTCACCTGCTGACGGACCGGGCAGGTACCAGTCTTCCATCACTGCCGGTGGTTCTGGCCTTTAGTGTCCTCACAGAGACCCTCAGACACACTATCTCGGGCCCAGTGTGA